A section of the Flavobacteriales bacterium genome encodes:
- a CDS encoding acyl-CoA thioesterase: MYSSEVEIRVRYSETDKMGYVYYGNYAQYFEVGRVEALRNLGLPYKELEESGILMPVVSFNIKYLKPAFYDDVLIITTRIVKMPSVKIHFEYETRNEKGDKLNFAETDLIFINEAKNKPCRPPEVFLNSINNFF, from the coding sequence ATGTATAGTTCGGAAGTTGAAATAAGAGTTAGGTATTCGGAAACGGATAAAATGGGGTACGTTTATTATGGTAATTATGCTCAATATTTTGAAGTGGGGAGGGTCGAAGCTCTACGGAATTTAGGGTTACCGTATAAAGAATTAGAAGAAAGTGGTATTCTGATGCCTGTAGTATCGTTTAATATTAAGTATTTGAAACCTGCTTTTTATGACGATGTTTTGATTATTACTACAAGAATTGTGAAGATGCCTTCTGTTAAAATTCATTTTGAGTATGAAACCCGAAACGAAAAAGGGGATAAGTTAAATTTTGCAGAAACGGATTTAATCTTTATTAATGAGGCCAAGAATAAACCTTGCCGTCCTCCTGAAGTTTTTTTAAATAGTATAAATAATTTTTTTTAG
- a CDS encoding arsenate reductase ArsC → MKNILFLCVENSCRSQIAEAFGHIYSNENDNIYSAGSKAIGVINPGVYTSFDDIEYDFKSHYSKGIEELPEVKFNTIILMGCGEKCPIRNADKVIQWKIPDPKELSQEEFNVIRDQIKENVIQLLDEMGSLV, encoded by the coding sequence ATGAAGAATATTTTGTTTCTCTGTGTAGAGAATTCGTGTAGAAGCCAAATTGCAGAGGCTTTTGGGCATATTTATAGTAATGAGAACGATAACATATACAGTGCTGGATCTAAGGCTATTGGTGTAATTAATCCAGGTGTGTATACATCTTTTGATGATATTGAATATGATTTCAAGAGCCATTACTCAAAGGGAATTGAAGAATTACCGGAAGTGAAATTTAATACGATAATTTTAATGGGGTGCGGTGAGAAGTGTCCCATTAGAAATGCCGACAAAGTTATTCAATGGAAAATTCCAGATCCAAAAGAATTGAGTCAAGAAGAATTCAATGTAATTAGAGATCAAATCAAGGAGAATGTAATCCAATTGTTAGATGAAATGGGATCTTTGGTGTAG
- the dnaA gene encoding chromosomal replication initiator protein DnaA, translating to MTKTYGEAWEGCLKIIKDNVSIQNYKTWFEPIRAIRLSKSVLTIQVPSQFFYEWLEEHYIDLLKKTIKKELGAQGKLEYNIVIDNSMAKPYTVKIPTSERPKENPVVPIPMDINNNIRNPFVIPGIKKIKIDSQLNPNYSFDNFIEGDCNRLARSAGFAVSNKPGGTAFNPLLIYGGVGLGKTHLGHAIGIKIKEISPNKIVLYVSSEKFTQQFIDSVKNNKQNDFINFYQLIDVLIIDDVQFFSGKEGTQKVFFQIFNHLHQNGKQLILTSDRAPVEMQGMEQRLLSRFKWGLSADLQSPSLETRIAILEKKMHADGVVLPKDVIEYIAYSITTNVRELEGALISLLAQGSLNKKEITIDLAKQMIDKFVKNNAREVSIDYIQKVVCDYFKLPIELLKSKTRKREVVQARQIAMYFAKSLTKSSLANIGMHCGGKDHATVLHACKTVNNLIDTDKHFRKYIEDLGKLVSID from the coding sequence ATGACAAAAACTTACGGAGAAGCTTGGGAAGGTTGTTTGAAAATCATTAAGGATAACGTAAGTATACAGAATTATAAGACCTGGTTCGAGCCAATTAGAGCAATCAGATTATCTAAAAGCGTATTAACAATACAGGTACCTAGCCAATTCTTCTATGAGTGGTTAGAAGAGCACTATATTGATCTTTTAAAGAAAACCATCAAGAAAGAATTAGGTGCGCAAGGAAAGCTTGAGTACAACATTGTTATTGATAACTCAATGGCAAAACCTTATACGGTTAAAATTCCTACATCAGAAAGACCAAAAGAAAATCCGGTTGTTCCAATTCCAATGGATATTAACAATAACATTAGAAACCCTTTTGTGATTCCTGGAATTAAAAAAATCAAAATTGATTCTCAATTAAACCCTAATTATTCGTTTGACAACTTTATTGAAGGAGATTGTAATCGATTAGCGAGATCAGCCGGTTTTGCCGTTTCTAACAAACCTGGAGGAACTGCATTCAATCCTTTGTTAATTTACGGAGGAGTTGGATTAGGGAAAACGCATTTGGGTCATGCAATTGGAATTAAAATCAAAGAGATTTCGCCGAACAAGATTGTTCTATATGTTTCTTCTGAAAAATTCACACAACAATTTATTGATTCCGTAAAAAACAACAAGCAAAACGACTTTATCAATTTCTATCAGTTAATTGATGTTCTTATTATTGATGATGTACAGTTCTTTTCAGGAAAAGAAGGAACACAAAAAGTGTTCTTCCAAATTTTCAATCACCTTCATCAAAATGGGAAGCAACTGATTCTTACTTCAGATAGAGCTCCTGTTGAAATGCAAGGCATGGAACAAAGACTTCTTTCTCGATTTAAATGGGGATTGTCTGCCGATTTACAATCACCTAGTTTGGAAACAAGAATTGCAATCTTAGAAAAGAAAATGCACGCAGATGGTGTTGTACTACCGAAAGATGTAATTGAATATATTGCTTACAGCATTACTACGAATGTTCGTGAACTTGAAGGTGCTCTTATTTCTTTATTAGCACAAGGATCATTAAACAAGAAAGAGATAACTATTGATCTTGCTAAGCAAATGATTGATAAGTTCGTTAAGAACAATGCAAGAGAAGTATCTATAGATTACATTCAAAAAGTTGTTTGCGATTATTTTAAACTACCTATTGAGTTGTTAAAATCAAAAACGAGAAAGAGAGAAGTTGTTCAAGCACGTCAAATAGCAATGTACTTTGCTAAAAGCTTAACAAAATCTTCTTTAGCAAATATCGGAATGCACTGTGGAGGTAAAGATCACGCAACTGTTCTTCATGCATGTAAAACGGTAAACAACCTTATCGATACAGATAAGCACTTTAGAAAGTACATCGAAGATTTAGGAAA